AGAAGTCGCTCAGCCGGCAGATCGGTCATCTGGCTCCGGAGTGAGGGAGGCGCAATGAGCGCAGCGTGGCAGAGGTGGCGTCGGGTGGCGGTGCTGCTGGCGCTCGCGGCGACGGTGCGCGGGGAGGCGGACACGGTGCGGGAGACGAGCACTCCTCAGCCGCACAAGGCGGCGTTGATGGTCGTCATCGCGCATCCGGACGATGAGGCGTATTTTCCCGGATTGTTGCCCTACGTGTGTCGTGTTCGACAGCTGCCGGTGGTGTTCATCGTGCTGACGAGCGGCGAGGCTGGCATCGAGCCGCGCGGAAATCGCGAGCGGCGCGAGGAGGAGCAGCGGCGCGCGTGCCGCGTCTACGGTTTGCCGAACGAGCCGATCTTCGCGCGCTTTCCGGACGGAGCGTGGCAGGGCACGCTGGAGGAGAATTGGAAACTCTGGGGCGGCGAAAATCGTGCGGCCGAGTGGCTGGTGGAGCAAATCCGCCGGTATCGGCCGGACGTGATCGTGACGCATGCGCTTGATGGAGAGTCGGGGCATGCGAATCACGTGGGTTGCGCGCTTTCCGTCACGAAGGCCGTCGCGTGGGCGGCGGATGCGGCGGTGTTGCCTGCCGCGGCGAACGGTAGCGGCCCGTGGGGGACGAAGAAACTCTACGTGCACCGCTGGCCGATCCGGTCGTTGGCGTTTCGGCAGGACGTGCCGGTCGACGGCCTCGGGCAAACTTGCCTGCAAAT
This portion of the Opitutia bacterium genome encodes:
- a CDS encoding PIG-L family deacetylase → MSAAWQRWRRVAVLLALAATVRGEADTVRETSTPQPHKAALMVVIAHPDDEAYFPGLLPYVCRVRQLPVVFIVLTSGEAGIEPRGNRERREEEQRRACRVYGLPNEPIFARFPDGAWQGTLEENWKLWGGENRAAEWLVEQIRRYRPDVIVTHALDGESGHANHVGCALSVTKAVAWAADAAVLPAAANGSGPWGTKKLYVHRWPIRSLAFRQDVPVDGLGQTCLQIGEAGGREHVSQGYDKQPFSELDEPGVSRFGLYATTVGEDSRSGDLFEHVGLSSYRKQESGSVLSGLRR